The proteins below are encoded in one region of Ereboglobus luteus:
- a CDS encoding SDR family NAD(P)-dependent oxidoreductase — MLSQKYKTAFITGASSGIGRAIAEMLLAEGVRVWGTARDTARLAPLAQKHPGAFTPVALDLDDSDAAMAALEKAACNAGATGTTADALGLTRSFDIVINNAGYGAFAPFASVDFSLWQKQLDAMLATTARLAQTAFRAMQARRRGCLVNISSLVVDFPLPYMSGYNMAKAGLSALSASLAFEARGTPVCVIDFRPGDYRTSFNHVMQPASGNPAGVAQDERVASVWKTVDAQFNAAPLPERAARDLRRALRRGRSGTVRSGTFFQARLAPLGARLLPGRLLRAIAAHYFGDR, encoded by the coding sequence ATGCTTTCCCAAAAATATAAAACAGCCTTCATCACCGGCGCGTCTTCCGGGATCGGGCGCGCCATCGCCGAAATGCTTCTCGCCGAGGGCGTGCGCGTGTGGGGCACCGCGCGCGACACCGCGCGCCTCGCGCCGCTTGCGCAAAAACATCCCGGCGCCTTCACGCCCGTCGCGCTTGATCTCGATGATTCCGATGCCGCGATGGCGGCGCTGGAAAAGGCCGCCTGCAATGCGGGCGCGACCGGCACGACGGCCGACGCGCTCGGTTTGACGCGCTCTTTCGACATCGTCATCAACAACGCCGGATATGGCGCGTTCGCGCCCTTTGCCTCCGTGGATTTTTCGCTTTGGCAAAAGCAGCTCGACGCCATGCTCGCCACGACGGCCCGCCTGGCGCAGACGGCGTTTCGCGCCATGCAGGCGCGCAGACGCGGCTGCCTCGTCAACATCTCCTCGCTGGTTGTCGATTTTCCGCTTCCCTACATGAGCGGCTACAACATGGCCAAGGCCGGTCTTTCCGCGCTCAGCGCCAGCCTTGCGTTTGAGGCGCGCGGCACCCCGGTGTGCGTGATCGATTTCCGGCCCGGTGATTATCGCACTTCGTTTAACCACGTCATGCAGCCCGCGTCCGGGAATCCCGCCGGGGTCGCGCAAGACGAGCGCGTGGCTTCCGTGTGGAAGACCGTTGACGCGCAGTTCAACGCCGCGCCGTTGCCCGAACGCGCCGCGCGCGACCTTCGCCGCGCGCTTCGTCGCGGACGTTCCGGCACCGTGCGCTCCGGCACGTTTTTCCAAGCCAGGCTCGCGCCGCTGGGCGCGCGTTTGTTGCCCGGGCGGTTGCTGCGTGCAATCGCCGCGCATTATTTTGGAGACCGATGA
- a CDS encoding beta-ketoacyl-[acyl-carrier-protein] synthase family protein has translation MSKVFITGLGFITSIGNDAASVSQSLRELKHGMALYPPFQRPDCPVKVAAPIKDFSTDSFDPEDWTYPDRYHPRRDTLRSMGPNAFYGWCAMQQAVEDARLSEADTSNEDTGLYAASGGTPGMLGHLLHRMHTQGVMRCPPLGIVASIAGTLNFNLVAHYKIKGASTGFSSACASSSHALGFAFDEISRGRQKRMFVVGAEDGNMDAILPFAGMRTLSQQTDPAKASRPFDAARDGFVGTGGATALVLESQEEVFRRGATPYCEVSGWGQASDGHNVAISHPDGSGLAAAIRHALRFTALNPADIDYINAHATSTTIGDLSEAKAIRSVFGEAGARPLVSSTKALTGHGLSLAGAMETGFCALALREGFIPGSAHITEIDPGCADLNIIQKSETKQATHVLNNSSGFGGANVAIVLRKV, from the coding sequence ATGTCCAAAGTTTTTATCACCGGCCTCGGCTTTATCACCAGCATTGGCAATGACGCGGCAAGCGTCAGCCAAAGCTTGCGCGAGTTGAAACATGGGATGGCGCTTTATCCGCCGTTCCAGCGGCCGGATTGCCCCGTTAAGGTGGCCGCGCCCATCAAGGATTTCAGCACCGATTCCTTTGATCCCGAGGACTGGACGTATCCCGACCGTTATCATCCGCGTCGCGACACGCTTCGCAGCATGGGGCCAAACGCCTTTTACGGCTGGTGCGCCATGCAGCAGGCGGTCGAGGATGCGCGGCTTTCCGAAGCCGACACTTCCAATGAGGACACCGGCCTCTATGCGGCGTCGGGCGGCACCCCCGGAATGCTCGGCCATTTGTTGCACCGCATGCACACGCAGGGCGTCATGCGCTGTCCTCCGCTCGGGATTGTGGCGTCCATCGCCGGCACACTTAATTTCAACCTCGTCGCGCACTACAAGATCAAGGGTGCGTCAACCGGGTTTTCGTCGGCGTGCGCGTCGTCGTCGCACGCGCTTGGGTTTGCCTTTGATGAAATCTCGCGCGGCCGCCAGAAACGCATGTTTGTCGTTGGCGCGGAGGACGGCAACATGGACGCGATCCTGCCGTTCGCCGGCATGCGCACGCTTTCGCAGCAAACCGATCCCGCCAAGGCCTCGCGTCCGTTCGATGCCGCGCGCGATGGATTTGTGGGCACGGGCGGGGCGACGGCGCTTGTGCTCGAAAGCCAGGAGGAAGTGTTTCGCCGCGGCGCCACGCCCTATTGCGAAGTTTCCGGCTGGGGGCAGGCGTCCGACGGCCACAATGTCGCCATTTCGCATCCCGACGGCTCCGGGCTCGCTGCCGCCATCCGGCATGCGCTTCGCTTCACGGCGCTCAATCCCGCCGATATCGATTACATCAACGCGCACGCCACCTCGACGACCATCGGCGACCTTTCCGAGGCGAAGGCGATTCGCTCGGTATTCGGCGAAGCGGGGGCGCGTCCGCTTGTGAGCAGCACCAAGGCGCTCACCGGCCACGGCCTTTCGCTTGCCGGCGCGATGGAAACCGGTTTCTGCGCGCTCGCCCTTCGCGAGGGTTTTATTCCCGGCTCCGCGCACATCACCGAAATCGACCCCGGTTGCGCCGACCTGAACATCATCCAGAAATCGGAAACCAAGCAAGCCACGCACGTGCTCAACAACAGCAGCGGCTTCGGCGGCGCGAACGTGGCGATCGTGTTGAGAAAAGTGTGA
- a CDS encoding phosphopantetheine-binding protein, with translation MSHEVNDNNAPASAGDAQTTETPEQALRNSLKRCSPATVEAAIKFQSSREPSLVPAIVIGIIERYAEPDLRPKLRENTDDVRLVDDLGIDSLTMMEIVILTEEVLQVQIQNDELRNLRTVGDVKIFIDCKLRGLPLPKPTRFFPIEQIAAVMPMQPPFLFLNEASVGNSGAQGKYQITGEEFFLQGHFKDNPVMPASLMLEALGQLAVFAIIEGVLPAEPGNEDKPIDPKTIYFTSCDGVRCHRVCKPGDLLTLSVKPKRVHMPLATFEGSIRVGQEKAVIAEEITLTFGYAEPAPEVTETPEVGETK, from the coding sequence ATGTCTCACGAAGTGAACGACAACAACGCTCCGGCATCCGCCGGTGACGCACAAACCACGGAGACGCCCGAACAGGCGTTGCGCAATTCGCTCAAACGCTGCTCGCCCGCGACGGTTGAGGCGGCGATTAAGTTTCAGTCCTCGCGCGAGCCCTCGCTCGTGCCGGCGATCGTAATCGGCATCATCGAGCGTTACGCCGAGCCCGACCTGCGTCCGAAGCTCCGCGAAAACACCGACGACGTGCGCCTTGTCGATGATCTCGGCATTGATTCGCTTACGATGATGGAGATCGTGATCCTGACCGAGGAAGTGCTTCAGGTGCAGATTCAAAACGACGAGTTGCGCAACTTGCGCACGGTTGGCGACGTGAAGATTTTCATTGATTGCAAGCTCCGCGGGCTGCCCCTGCCAAAACCCACGCGCTTTTTTCCCATCGAGCAAATCGCCGCCGTCATGCCGATGCAGCCGCCCTTCCTTTTTCTCAACGAGGCCTCGGTCGGCAACTCGGGCGCGCAGGGCAAATACCAGATCACCGGCGAGGAGTTTTTCCTTCAGGGCCATTTCAAGGACAATCCCGTCATGCCCGCGTCGTTGATGCTCGAGGCGCTCGGCCAGCTCGCCGTGTTCGCGATTATCGAGGGCGTGCTTCCCGCCGAGCCGGGCAATGAGGACAAGCCCATCGACCCAAAGACAATCTACTTCACCTCGTGCGACGGCGTGCGCTGCCACCGCGTTTGCAAACCCGGCGACCTGCTCACGCTTTCGGTAAAGCCAAAACGCGTGCACATGCCCCTCGCCACATTTGAGGGCTCCATCCGCGTCGGTCAGGAAAAAGCCGTGATTGCCGAGGAAATCACGCTTACCTTTGGTTATGCCGAGCCGGCGCCGGAAGTGACGGAAACACCGGAAGTTGGGGAGACAAAATAG
- the trxB gene encoding thioredoxin-disulfide reductase, with protein MSHSVENVVIIGTGCAGLTAAIYTGRANLSPLVLEGGQPGGQLTTTSEVENFPGFPQGVDGFQLMDNLRQQAAKFSARFETGRVVSVDFASTPLKLRTEEREILAKAVIIATGAAPRMTGVPGEKELYGGKGVSTCATCDGAFYRGMDIAVIGGGDSACEEALFLTRFASKVYLVHRRDALRASKIMAERTVAHPKIEMVWNSVPVAVEGVAEGAVSGLRVRNVNNDVESVLPIKGLFVAIGHEPNTAPFADALVTDGQGYLKPAAGSQVRTHIPGVYVAGDCADHVYRQAITAAGMGCQAAIEVERWLAENEN; from the coding sequence ATGTCACATTCCGTTGAAAACGTCGTCATCATCGGCACCGGGTGCGCGGGCCTCACCGCCGCCATTTACACGGGGCGCGCCAATCTCTCCCCGCTCGTCCTCGAGGGCGGGCAGCCGGGCGGACAGCTCACAACGACATCGGAGGTGGAGAACTTTCCCGGATTTCCGCAGGGCGTGGACGGCTTTCAGCTCATGGACAACCTGCGCCAGCAGGCGGCGAAGTTTTCGGCGCGTTTCGAGACGGGCCGCGTGGTGTCGGTTGATTTTGCCTCAACCCCGCTGAAATTGCGCACCGAGGAGCGCGAGATTTTGGCGAAGGCGGTCATCATCGCGACCGGCGCCGCGCCGCGCATGACGGGTGTTCCCGGGGAAAAGGAGCTTTATGGCGGCAAGGGCGTGTCGACCTGCGCCACGTGCGACGGCGCGTTTTACCGCGGCATGGACATTGCGGTGATCGGCGGCGGCGACAGCGCGTGCGAGGAGGCGCTTTTTCTGACGCGCTTCGCGAGCAAGGTTTACCTCGTGCACCGGCGCGACGCGTTGCGCGCGTCGAAGATCATGGCCGAGCGCACCGTGGCGCATCCGAAGATCGAGATGGTTTGGAACAGCGTGCCGGTGGCCGTCGAGGGCGTGGCTGAGGGCGCGGTCAGCGGCCTGCGCGTTCGCAATGTGAACAACGACGTCGAGAGCGTGCTTCCAATCAAGGGGCTGTTTGTCGCGATCGGCCACGAGCCGAACACCGCGCCGTTTGCCGACGCGCTCGTGACCGACGGGCAAGGTTACCTGAAACCCGCCGCCGGCTCGCAAGTGCGCACGCACATCCCCGGCGTTTATGTGGCGGGGGATTGCGCCGATCATGTTTACCGGCAGGCCATCACGGCCGCGGGCATGGGTTGCCAGGCTGCGATCGAGGTCGAGCGCTGGCTCGCCGAAAACGAAAACTGA
- a CDS encoding outer membrane beta-barrel protein, with protein sequence MKKTASLKIAGAVLASVLSTLAIRADLAINENVSLFGYAAGSITYNKVQQKSTDTTMDIDAAKLGVTLDFSPITATISGYTDAGASKIYLLDAYVSYDFGSKLKLSAGRFVTWLGYESFDLVDNTFSSFGNATISDSLFNNIIPSYQHGVRIEYVNEKAKLGLSAVDSVYNVNDEFYRGDGDVRDGFGVEGNFTYTEEQWTLGMTLAYQYTKAGYQDFGGIDPYIDEPETFTADIWLERKIGEDITIAGEIVLMREKIKGVDAKNTFYAMLMAKQQIDEKIAIAGRFSFGDRKDYGNFWKVTVSPVTYEVTKNLEIRTEMGYTRFDKDLRDHGMPKYEFTAGVQAVLKF encoded by the coding sequence ATGAAGAAAACCGCTTCCTTGAAGATCGCCGGCGCTGTCCTCGCCTCCGTTCTCTCAACCCTGGCAATTCGCGCTGATCTCGCCATCAACGAAAACGTAAGCCTCTTCGGCTACGCCGCCGGCTCGATCACTTACAACAAAGTGCAGCAGAAAAGCACCGACACCACGATGGATATCGATGCCGCCAAGCTCGGAGTGACGCTCGATTTCTCGCCAATCACTGCGACCATCAGTGGTTACACCGATGCCGGCGCCAGCAAAATCTATCTGCTCGACGCCTACGTCAGCTACGACTTCGGCAGCAAGCTCAAGCTCTCCGCCGGACGCTTCGTCACCTGGCTCGGCTACGAATCGTTCGATCTCGTTGACAACACCTTCAGCTCCTTCGGCAACGCGACCATCTCCGATTCGCTCTTCAACAACATCATCCCCAGCTACCAGCACGGCGTGCGGATTGAATACGTGAACGAAAAGGCCAAACTCGGCCTCTCCGCCGTCGATTCCGTTTACAATGTGAACGACGAATTCTACCGCGGTGACGGTGATGTGCGCGACGGCTTCGGCGTCGAAGGTAATTTCACCTACACCGAAGAGCAATGGACGCTCGGCATGACCCTCGCCTACCAATACACCAAGGCCGGCTATCAGGATTTCGGCGGTATTGATCCCTATATCGACGAACCCGAGACCTTCACCGCCGACATCTGGCTCGAGCGCAAAATCGGTGAAGACATCACCATTGCCGGTGAAATCGTCCTCATGCGTGAAAAGATCAAGGGTGTCGACGCCAAGAACACCTTCTACGCAATGCTGATGGCCAAGCAGCAAATCGACGAAAAGATCGCGATTGCCGGCCGCTTTAGCTTCGGCGACAGGAAGGATTACGGCAACTTCTGGAAAGTCACCGTTTCGCCCGTCACCTACGAAGTCACCAAGAACCTCGAAATCCGCACCGAAATGGGATACACCCGCTTCGACAAGGATCTTCGTGACCACGGCATGCCCAAGTATGAGTTCACCGCCGGAGTTCAGGCTGTCCTGAAATTCTAA